In Fusobacterium canifelinum, a genomic segment contains:
- a CDS encoding type III restriction-modification system endonuclease: MKIKFEENLEYQLEAINAITDIFSGQETAKTVFTVEKSNNPQLSIIADENDLGTGNKLLLLPEEISENLNNIQTRNGLAKTEVLGKNTYNFSIEMETGTGKTYVYLRTIMELNKKYGFTKFIIVVPSLAIKEGVYKTLQITEEHFKSLYENTPYDYFIYDSKKINMIRNFAVNDNIQILIINIDSFNKDTNIINQERDQANGYKPIDYISQCDPIVIVDEPQNMESEIAKKAIKELNPLCTLRYSATHKERYNPVFKLDSIAAYEKKLVKQIEVATVGVTQNLNTEYIKVVNIKASKTGITAKIELDVKNKSGVIRKEISIKHGDILSEKAKRDIYDGYIVNEITYNEVDPAKSFIDFGKVRLTLGQINGGQDPDLIKRLQIRKTIQEHFEKQIALKNKGIKVLSLFFIDKVANYRIYDSETGEAKKGKYALMFEEEYNNFIQSGKYQGVGDVSKVHNGYFSVDKKKTKSGIEYFEDKDTKGNTNADNDTFTKIMKDKEKLLSFNEPLAFIFSHSALKEGWDNPNVFQICTLNETSSEMKKRQEIGRGLRIAVNQEGERVRGFDVNTLTVMANESYEQFVESLQKEMEKEENIKFGLIEDFIFANIVIDYKNEKEVFLGHEKSKEIFQDLIKRDYIDENGNAKDKLKKDLDEGNLELAEEFQNIKENIVKKLKATTGKLVIKNADERKRITLNKEVFLSDEFKELWDKVKYKTIYQVNFNAEELINKCITNLDEGVYIPAEKFLYDKKRLAITKGGIENEKSYEIEENIEISNSYKLPDIITYLQNETNLTRKSIVKILTKSETLNSFKKNPQLYLEQASDIIKRTMRLFIVDGIKYEKIGDVEYYSQELFENNEIFGYLKDEMSRQGNMVKTEKTPYSSIIIDSEIERKFAEGLENNGNIKVYTKLPDWFKIPTPLGNYNPDWAILVEEPNQNKEKLYFVVETKGTTSEEGRRDLENLKINCGRKHFEALKVDYSDCDTISNFKNYIEKIKEKNKNSQN; this comes from the coding sequence ATGAAAATTAAATTTGAAGAAAATTTAGAATATCAGTTGGAAGCAATAAATGCTATAACTGATATATTTTCAGGACAAGAAACAGCTAAGACTGTATTCACAGTAGAAAAAAGCAATAATCCTCAATTAAGCATAATAGCTGATGAAAATGATTTAGGAACTGGGAATAAACTTTTATTACTTCCAGAAGAAATTTCAGAAAATCTAAATAATATCCAAACTAGAAATGGTTTAGCTAAAACAGAAGTATTAGGAAAAAATACATATAATTTTTCTATTGAAATGGAAACTGGAACAGGAAAAACTTATGTATATTTAAGAACTATAATGGAGTTAAATAAAAAATATGGATTTACAAAATTTATTATAGTTGTTCCTTCATTAGCAATAAAAGAAGGAGTATATAAAACACTTCAAATTACAGAAGAACATTTTAAAAGTCTATACGAAAATACTCCTTATGATTATTTTATTTATGATTCTAAAAAAATAAATATGATAAGAAATTTTGCTGTAAATGATAATATACAAATTTTAATTATTAATATAGATTCTTTTAACAAAGATACAAATATTATCAATCAAGAAAGAGATCAAGCTAATGGTTATAAACCAATAGACTATATTAGCCAATGTGATCCAATAGTAATAGTTGATGAACCTCAAAATATGGAAAGTGAAATAGCAAAGAAAGCAATAAAAGAGCTAAATCCTCTATGTACATTAAGATATTCAGCAACGCATAAAGAAAGATATAATCCTGTATTTAAATTAGATTCAATAGCTGCCTATGAAAAGAAATTAGTAAAACAAATAGAAGTAGCAACAGTAGGAGTTACACAAAATTTAAATACTGAATATATAAAAGTTGTCAATATAAAAGCTAGTAAAACTGGTATTACAGCAAAAATAGAACTTGATGTAAAAAATAAGTCAGGTGTGATTAGAAAAGAAATTAGTATAAAACATGGGGATATTTTAAGCGAAAAGGCAAAGAGAGATATTTATGATGGCTATATAGTAAATGAAATTACATATAATGAAGTTGATCCAGCTAAGTCTTTTATAGATTTTGGAAAAGTGAGATTAACTTTAGGGCAGATAAATGGGGGACAAGACCCAGATTTAATAAAAAGATTGCAAATTAGAAAAACAATTCAAGAACATTTTGAAAAACAGATAGCTTTAAAGAATAAAGGGATAAAAGTTTTATCACTTTTCTTCATAGACAAGGTTGCAAATTATAGAATATATGATTCAGAAACAGGAGAAGCTAAAAAAGGTAAATATGCTTTAATGTTTGAAGAAGAATATAATAACTTTATACAATCAGGAAAATATCAAGGAGTAGGAGATGTTTCTAAGGTACATAATGGATATTTTTCAGTAGATAAAAAGAAAACTAAAAGTGGTATAGAATATTTTGAAGATAAAGACACAAAAGGGAATACAAATGCTGATAATGATACTTTTACTAAGATAATGAAAGATAAGGAAAAACTTTTAAGTTTTAATGAACCTTTGGCATTTATTTTTTCACATTCAGCTTTAAAAGAAGGTTGGGACAATCCTAATGTATTCCAAATTTGTACTTTGAATGAAACAAGTTCTGAAATGAAGAAAAGACAAGAGATTGGGAGAGGATTAAGAATTGCAGTAAATCAAGAAGGAGAAAGAGTTAGAGGTTTTGATGTAAATACTCTTACTGTAATGGCAAATGAATCTTATGAGCAGTTTGTAGAATCTTTACAAAAAGAAATGGAAAAAGAAGAAAATATTAAATTTGGACTTATAGAGGATTTTATTTTTGCAAATATTGTAATTGATTATAAGAATGAAAAAGAAGTTTTTCTTGGACATGAAAAATCAAAAGAGATATTTCAAGATTTAATAAAGAGAGATTATATTGATGAAAATGGAAATGCTAAGGATAAATTAAAAAAAGATTTAGATGAAGGAAATTTAGAACTAGCAGAAGAATTTCAAAATATAAAAGAAAATATTGTTAAGAAATTAAAGGCTACTACTGGAAAATTAGTTATTAAAAATGCTGATGAAAGAAAGAGAATAACTTTAAATAAAGAAGTATTTTTAAGTGATGAGTTTAAAGAATTATGGGATAAAGTAAAGTACAAGACAATATATCAAGTAAATTTTAATGCTGAAGAACTAATAAATAAATGTATAACAAATTTAGATGAAGGAGTATATATTCCAGCTGAAAAATTTTTATATGATAAAAAAAGACTGGCTATTACAAAGGGTGGAATAGAGAATGAAAAATCTTATGAAATAGAAGAAAATATAGAAATCTCTAATAGTTATAAATTACCTGATATAATTACTTATTTACAAAATGAAACAAATCTTACAAGAAAGAGTATAGTAAAAATTTTAACCAAATCTGAAACTTTAAATAGTTTTAAGAAAAATCCTCAATTATATTTAGAACAAGCTAGCGATATAATTAAAAGAACAATGAGATTATTTATAGTAGATGGTATTAAATATGAAAAAATAGGAGATGTAGAATATTATTCTCAAGAATTGTTTGAAAATAATGAGATTTTTGGATATCTAAAAGATGAAATGAGTAGACAAGGAAATATGGTAAAAACAGAAAAAACACCATATAGTAGCATTATTATTGATTCTGAGATAGAAAGAAAATTTGCAGAAGGCTTAGAAAATAATGGAAATATTAAAGTTTATACAAAACTTCCAGATTGGTTTAAAATACCAACTCCATTAGGAAACTATAATCCAGATTGGGCAATATTAGTGGAAGAGCCAAATCAAAATAAAGAAAAATTATATTTTGTCGTAGAAACAAAGGGAACAACTTCTGAGGAAGGAAGAAGAGATTTAGAGAATTTAAAAATTAATTGTGGAAGAAAACATTTTGAAGCATTAAAAGTTGATTATTCAGATTGCGATACTATAAGTAATTTTAAAAATTATATTGAGAAAATAAAAGAAAAAAATAAAAACAGCCAAAATTAG
- a CDS encoding site-specific DNA-methyltransferase produces MYKDNFKDNIENYKKVTEQVSEEGSKLTTNTDSDGRYHSNWLNMMYPRLKLARNLLTDDGVIFISIDENEVANLKKLCEEIFGGENFVACCPRKTRGSATTKSDAELQKLHDYLLIFWKNKSISKFKLKNIGQKEYPYTDERGDFYIVPLQDNGPHGTKTARPNLFYPIYYNKSTDIFSLDEKKGDIVFVPKKHKNDDGTWMWSKAKFIKDSRDLYLKNDQIYIKHYYDENEDQNRYQRNKSFLDEFQNTTGTKILNTLFENNGIFDNPKPIKLLEWCLNLSVDKEALILDFFSGSSTTAHSVMQLNAEDGGNRKYIMVQLPELCDESSEAYKAGYKNICEIGKERIRRAGEKIKLDESLPLENREKLDIGFKVFKLDSTNIKEWDTNTEDLQQALLDSMENIKSDRSSLDVLYEILLKYGLDLNIPIEENKDFYSIGGGSLLVSLNKEINDEVIDSICKEYKNLLEIDKDFKTTVILRDNSFKNDVDKTNAIKKLEQVGINEIRSI; encoded by the coding sequence GTGTATAAAGATAATTTTAAAGATAATATAGAAAACTATAAAAAAGTAACAGAACAAGTAAGTGAAGAAGGATCTAAACTAACAACAAATACAGATTCAGATGGTAGATACCATTCAAATTGGTTAAATATGATGTATCCAAGATTAAAGCTAGCAAGGAATTTATTAACAGATGATGGAGTAATATTTATATCAATAGATGAAAATGAAGTAGCAAATTTAAAAAAATTATGTGAAGAAATTTTTGGGGGAGAAAATTTTGTGGCTTGTTGCCCAAGAAAAACAAGGGGGTCAGCAACAACAAAATCAGATGCAGAACTACAAAAATTACATGATTACTTATTAATTTTTTGGAAAAATAAATCTATAAGTAAATTTAAATTAAAGAATATTGGTCAAAAAGAATATCCTTATACAGATGAAAGAGGAGATTTTTATATAGTTCCTCTGCAAGATAATGGACCACATGGAACAAAGACAGCAAGACCTAATTTATTTTATCCAATATACTATAATAAAAGTACAGATATATTTTCTTTAGATGAAAAAAAAGGAGATATAGTATTTGTTCCTAAAAAACATAAAAATGATGATGGAACTTGGATGTGGAGTAAAGCTAAATTCATAAAAGATTCAAGAGATTTATATTTAAAAAATGATCAGATATATATTAAACATTATTATGATGAAAATGAAGATCAAAATAGATATCAAAGAAATAAAAGTTTTTTAGATGAATTTCAAAATACTACTGGAACTAAAATATTAAATACATTATTTGAAAATAATGGAATATTTGATAATCCAAAACCAATAAAATTGCTAGAATGGTGTCTAAATTTAAGTGTAGATAAAGAAGCATTAATTTTAGACTTTTTCTCAGGTTCATCCACAACAGCTCATTCAGTAATGCAGTTGAATGCCGAAGATGGTGGAAATAGAAAATATATAATGGTACAACTACCTGAATTGTGTGATGAAAGTTCAGAAGCCTATAAAGCAGGTTATAAAAATATATGTGAAATAGGAAAAGAAAGAATAAGAAGAGCAGGGGAGAAAATAAAGTTAGATGAAAGTTTACCATTAGAAAATAGAGAAAAATTAGACATAGGTTTTAAAGTATTTAAGTTAGATTCAACAAATATAAAAGAGTGGGATACAAATACAGAAGATTTACAACAAGCATTGTTAGATTCAATGGAAAATATAAAATCAGATAGAAGTTCATTGGATGTTTTGTATGAAATTTTATTAAAATATGGATTAGATTTAAATATTCCAATCGAAGAAAATAAAGATTTTTATTCAATAGGGGGAGGGAGTTTATTAGTAAGTTTGAATAAAGAAATAAATGATGAAGTGATAGATTCAATATGTAAAGAATATAAAAACTTATTAGAAATAGATAAAGACTTTAAAACAACAGTAATATTAAGAGATAATTCATTTAAAAATGATGTAGATAAAACAAATGCAATAAAGAAGTTAGAACAAGTTGGAATAAATGAAATTAGAAGTATATAG
- a CDS encoding Abi family protein: MLPTWVAIELFTLGNIEKFFSMLDTGTKKKIEDIIGFPKNKIENWIENLRIFRNMVAHNQRLYNFSILSTPKKTKEYNKQTGKIFDYVIVMKYLFLDDEDWNTYVLLRFEHIFEVFKNDIDLKCIGFPDDWKIILTK; the protein is encoded by the coding sequence ATTTTACCTACTTGGGTTGCAATAGAATTATTTACTCTTGGAAATATTGAAAAATTTTTCTCTATGTTAGATACTGGTACTAAGAAAAAGATAGAGGATATTATAGGTTTTCCTAAAAATAAAATAGAGAATTGGATTGAAAATTTAAGAATATTTAGAAATATGGTAGCTCATAATCAAAGATTATATAATTTTTCTATTCTCTCAACTCCTAAAAAGACAAAAGAATATAATAAACAAACTGGAAAGATATTTGATTATGTTATTGTGATGAAATATTTATTTTTAGATGATGAGGATTGGAATACTTATGTTTTACTGAGATTTGAACATATTTTTGAAGTTTTTAAAAATGATATTGATTTAAAATGTATTGGTTTCCCAGATGATTGGAAAATTATTTTAACTAAATAA
- a CDS encoding Abi family protein: MNDIEKIAINTKSNIVKKPTTIEEQIELLKNREVIIEDENFAKKFLRIYNYYFVTGYLHPYKTSEDKYKNISFNEIATQIKFDMRLREICMYALDIIEKGLKTIIAYEFSHNYENGNVAYAYSLYFPNDVDKHTKLIEHYNNSLNNNKNYPM, translated from the coding sequence ATGAATGATATTGAAAAAATAGCAATAAATACAAAAAGTAATATTGTAAAAAAACCAACAACAATAGAAGAACAAATAGAACTTTTAAAAAATAGAGAAGTTATTATAGAGGATGAAAATTTTGCAAAAAAATTTTTAAGAATTTATAATTATTATTTTGTTACAGGATATCTTCATCCCTATAAAACAAGTGAAGATAAGTATAAAAATATAAGTTTTAATGAGATAGCTACTCAAATAAAATTTGATATGAGATTGAGAGAAATTTGTATGTATGCCTTAGATATTATTGAAAAAGGATTAAAAACAATAATTGCCTATGAATTTTCTCATAATTATGAAAATGGTAATGTAGCTTATGCCTATTCTTTATATTTTCCAAATGATGTGGATAAACATACTAAATTAATTGAACATTATAATAATTCATTAAATAATAATAAAAATTACCCTATGTAA
- a CDS encoding site-specific DNA-methyltransferase, which produces MEKLDGTSMNLVQENIKKLKEIFPEIFIEGRIDFDLLRQICRGGGVQDLESSKERYSLTWSGKTRARQIAQEVSTGTLRPAKEESKNWDNTENIYIEGDNLEVLKLLQKSYHGKIKMIYIDPPYNTGKDFVYKDNFKDNIENYKEITGQINKEGIKLTTNTETNGRYHSDWLNMMYPRLKLARNLLTDDGVIFISIDDNEQANLKKICDEIFGEENFISPITIIVKTEGRRYGYFAKTHEQVLIYSKNLQNTILNEIEIEGKKFTFFDKNGGYNLKELRNQNTRAFNENNRPNLRYPFYVDLENVDESGICRVSVDKIENTVEVYAIEVDGLRSVWRWGKETSRENIENLGARKGDDGIVRIFQKYRKLTEMPKTVWMDKKYISNKGTKEIQEILGSGIFDFPKPINLIKTNLEIGTINDEKDIILDFFSGSATTAHSVMQLNAEDEGNRKYIMVQLPELCDESSEAYKAGYKNICEIGKERIRRAGEKIKSDESLLLENREKLDIGFKVFKLDSSNIKEWDTNTEDLQQTLLDSMENIKSDRSSLDVLYEILLKYGLDLNIPIEENKDFYSIGGGSLLVSLNKEINDEVIDSICKEYRNLLEIDKDFKTTAILRDNSFKNDVDKTNAIKKLEQVGINEIRSI; this is translated from the coding sequence ATGGAAAAGTTAGATGGAACAAGTATGAATTTAGTTCAAGAAAATATTAAAAAGCTAAAAGAAATTTTTCCAGAAATATTTATAGAAGGAAGAATAGACTTTGATTTACTAAGGCAAATTTGCCGTGGGGGGGGGGTACAGGATTTAGAGAGTTCTAAGGAAAGATACTCTTTAACTTGGAGTGGAAAAACAAGAGCAAGACAAATAGCACAAGAAGTAAGTACAGGAACATTAAGACCAGCGAAAGAGGAATCAAAAAATTGGGATAATACAGAAAATATCTATATAGAAGGAGATAATTTAGAAGTATTAAAACTATTACAAAAATCATATCATGGAAAAATAAAAATGATATACATTGATCCTCCATATAATACAGGAAAAGACTTTGTGTATAAAGATAATTTCAAAGATAATATAGAAAATTATAAAGAAATAACAGGACAAATAAATAAAGAGGGAATTAAATTAACAACTAATACAGAAACTAATGGTAGATATCATTCTGATTGGTTAAATATGATGTATCCAAGATTAAAATTAGCAAGAAATTTATTAACAGATGATGGAGTAATATTTATATCAATAGATGACAATGAACAAGCAAATTTAAAAAAGATATGTGATGAGATATTTGGGGAAGAAAACTTTATAAGTCCAATTACAATAATTGTGAAAACAGAAGGAAGAAGGTATGGATATTTTGCTAAAACACATGAACAAGTTCTAATTTATAGTAAAAATTTACAAAATACTATCCTAAATGAAATAGAAATAGAAGGAAAAAAATTTACTTTTTTTGATAAAAACGGTGGATATAATTTAAAAGAATTACGTAATCAAAATACAAGAGCATTTAATGAGAATAACAGACCTAATTTAAGATATCCTTTTTATGTTGATTTAGAAAATGTTGATGAAAGTGGAATTTGTAGAGTTAGTGTTGATAAAATAGAAAATACAGTAGAAGTATATGCAATAGAAGTAGATGGTTTAAGAAGTGTATGGCGTTGGGGAAAAGAAACCTCAAGAGAAAATATTGAAAATTTAGGTGCTAGAAAAGGTGATGATGGGATAGTTAGAATTTTTCAAAAATATAGAAAACTAACAGAAATGCCAAAAACAGTTTGGATGGATAAGAAGTATATTTCTAATAAAGGAACAAAAGAAATTCAAGAAATTTTAGGGAGTGGAATTTTTGATTTCCCAAAGCCAATAAATTTAATAAAAACTAATTTAGAAATAGGGACAATTAATGATGAAAAGGATATTATTTTAGATTTCTTCTCAGGATCAGCAACAACAGCACATTCAGTAATGCAGTTGAATGCAGAAGATGAAGGAAATAGAAAGTATATAATGGTACAACTACCAGAATTATGTGATGAAAGTTCAGAAGCCTATAAAGCAGGATATAAAAATATATGTGAAATAGGAAAAGAAAGAATAAGAAGAGCAGGAGAGAAGATAAAATCAGATGAAAGCCTGCTATTAGAAAATAGAGAAAAGTTAGATATAGGTTTTAAAGTATTTAAGTTAGATTCTTCAAATATAAAAGAGTGGGATACAAACACAGAAGATTTACAACAAACATTATTAGACTCAATGGAAAATATAAAATCAGATAGAAGTTCATTGGATGTTTTATATGAAATCTTATTAAAATATGGACTGGACTTAAATATTCCAATAGAAGAAAATAAAGATTTTTATTCAATAGGTGGAGGAAGTTTACTAGTAAGTTTGAATAAAGAAATTAATGATGAAGTAATAGATTCAATTTGTAAAGAATATAGAAACCTATTAGAAATAGATAAAGACTTTAAAACAACAGCAATATTAAGAGATAATTCATTTAAGAATGATGTAGATAAAACAAATGCAATAAAGAAATTAGAACAAGTTGGAATAAATGAAATTAGAAGTATATAA
- a CDS encoding DUF4391 domain-containing protein, whose translation MEIFNLPNECKIDKNIPKEVIYKNAEANEKLKRIFIDNVEKIKFMYLLNFSNSNIQNYINDKERFEEIDFIKIILKEKGKENIISKLFHQLIPKSTVILLEFKNEILISVSDKRIDKEKVILEGVFNSNWIDIENKMLKELEYKKLNSTNLKLFYEEITEKVRVINLSKKLNCENSIKSENIDLLEKLNTEIEELKDLRKKETQINRVAEIQTKLLKKIEERNKILRKE comes from the coding sequence ATGGAAATATTTAATCTGCCAAATGAATGTAAAATTGATAAAAATATACCTAAAGAAGTGATATATAAAAATGCTGAAGCTAATGAGAAGTTAAAAAGAATTTTTATAGATAATGTTGAAAAAATAAAATTTATGTATTTGTTAAACTTTTCTAATTCAAATATTCAAAATTATATAAATGATAAAGAAAGATTTGAAGAGATTGACTTTATTAAAATTATTCTAAAAGAAAAGGGAAAAGAAAATATAATATCAAAATTATTTCATCAGCTCATTCCTAAAAGTACTGTTATTTTATTAGAATTTAAAAACGAAATTTTAATATCTGTGAGTGATAAAAGAATTGACAAAGAAAAAGTAATTTTAGAAGGAGTGTTTAATAGTAATTGGATAGATATAGAAAATAAAATGTTGAAAGAATTAGAATATAAAAAATTAAATTCAACAAATCTAAAGTTATTCTATGAAGAGATTACTGAAAAAGTAAGAGTTATAAATTTAAGTAAAAAGTTAAATTGTGAAAATAGTATTAAAAGTGAAAATATAGATTTATTGGAAAAATTAAATACAGAAATAGAAGAGTTAAAGGATTTAAGAAAAAAGGAAACTCAAATAAATAGAGTAGCTGAAATTCAAACTAAATTGTTAAAAAAGATAGAAGAAAGAAATAAGATATTAAGAAAAGAATAA